AATACTGTCATTAAGGCAACTCCTAAATCTCCTAAATTCCAAACCCAAGTATACTGAGCTATTCCCCCGAAAAATAACATTACAATCATAAATACTCTATAAATATTTTGTGATTTCCAGTTATCTCCAAACAAAAAAGCTATATTTCCTCTAGCATAAAATGTTAATCCTAAAAATGTACTAAAACTAAATAAAAATAAAATTATAGCTATAAATACAACTCCTATTTCTCCTATATGATATCTCATGGCTTCTTGCAATAAATCCATACCCATAAGCCCTTGCATTTTTTCACTAGGAACTAATAAAATTATGAATGCTGAACAACTACAAATAAACAAAGTGTCTATAAAAACTCCTAACGATTGTATTAAACCTTGTTTAGCTGGATGATCAATGTCAGCTGCTGCTGCTGCACAAGGAGCTGATCCTGATCCTGCTTCATTAGAAAATAATCCTCTTTTAACTCCGTTCATTAAAACTGCTCCAAATCCTCCTGCAACTACTTGCTTAAATCCCAAAGCTTGGCTAACTATCTCTTTGAACATATTTGGAATGAATGCTATATTCTTCAATAAAATAAAAATTGTTATTAATAAATATAATCCTGCCATAATAGGAACTATTTTATCTAAAATATTAACTACAGCTTCTTTTTTAAATATAACAATTGTAGATAACATAACTAATAACATAGTTGTGTACAAAGGAGAAATCCCAAATGCATTATCAAATGATTGAGAAACTGAATTTGCAACTATTTGGCTTATCCCTCCCCAACAAATTAAAGCTGATACTGCAAACAAAACTGCTATTATTTTAAAACCTGAAGCCTTTCTAAATATTTCTCCACTATTTGTAAATAATTTATTTTCTTCATTTATTTCTGTTTTATTGATGTCATTTTTTTCTAACTTTGTAGTTAATGTCATTCTCTTTATATAGTAAGCTGGTCCTCCTCTAAAGCCACCATATAATGGGTCTTTTTCTTTATATATTTGTGCTAATGTTGACTCTATAAAAGCTGTTGCTGAACCAAGTAAAGCTACTATCCACATCCAAAATACTGCTCCTGCTCCACCAAAAGTTATTGCTGCTGCAACTCCTGCTAAATTTCCCATTCCTACTCTTGTGGCTGTAGCAACGATTAAAGCTTGAAGACCTGAAATACTTTTAGAATCTTTTGTCTTTTTAGGTTCTGTTACAACTTTTAACATTTGAGGAAATAATCTAAATGGTAAAAATCTAGTTTTTAAAGTAAAATATATTCCAGATGGTAATAACAATAAAACTATTACACTCAACCCTATTTTTACATCTCCTAGAGTTAAAACTACCATATCTCCCCATAAAAATTTATTCAAAGCATCTATTATATTAATAAACACCTTTGCTACTATATTTTCTCCCATTAAGCTTCCACCTTTTCAATTTTTTTTAAACATTTTTAATTTTTAATTTTTAATGTTTTTTTTATATATAAAGAAAGTATACACTAGAGCCCCTCACAAAGTCAAGGAAGATGTTTAACTTTTTTTGTTTAATTTTTTTTGTAATCTTTCAAAGTAGTGAGGTGAATCTCCTTTTTGAAAATAACCCACCTCTTCTCCCATTTCTTTTAAATTTTTTTCAAGTGAATATTTAACTTCTTTTGAATTGTCTTTAACTCCTGGCTTTCCGTCATATAAATTATAATTCTTTCTAGCTTCTATTTTTGTTGTATTTGGCATTATTACATTGGCCCCTGCTTTTATACCTTTTTCTCTCCCTTTTTCATCTAAAACTTGTAACGCTGTTGTTGCAGCAATGTTTATATCCTTAAGAAAAATTCTACAAATTGCTATCATTTTTAAAGATAACTCCAATCTTCTTTCTTCAGAAATAATATCATTTTTAAACTCTTTACCCATAGGGGTATCCTCATGTAATATATATGGTCCCATTCCTATCATATCTAAATCTATTTCTTTAAAAAATAAAATATCATTTACTAAATCTTCTGGAGTTTGACCTGGAATTCCAATCATAACACCACTTCCTACTTGATATCCTGCTTTTTTTAAATCCTTTAAAGCTTTTAATCTTTTTTCATAAGAATGTAAGTTGTCATCATAATGTATCTTTTTAAATAATTCTTTATTTGTTGTTTCTATTCTTAAAAGATATCTACTTGCTCCTGCATTAAACCATTTTTTATAAGTTTCATAATTTTGCTCCCCTAAAGAAAGAGTTATCCCCATATCTAGTTCAGAAAGATTCTGAATTCTTTTAATTATATCTTCTATAAAATTAATATGCTCTTTATCTATTCTTTCTCCAGCTTGAATGGCCATAGAAGCATAACCATTTTTATAAATTAATTTAGCCGATTCAATAATATCTTCCTTAGTTAAGGAAAATCTTTCAACTTTTTTATTATCTTTTCTTATTCCACAATACTTACAATTTTTTATACAAATATTACTGCATTCAATTAGACCTCGATAGAAAACTTTATTCCCTCTATGCTTTAACTTTATTTCGTAAGCTTTCTTAAAAAGTTTATCTAAATCTTCCCTATTATCTATCAACATCAATTTTAATAAATCTTCTTTTTCTAATTGATTCTTATTTAATATATCTTCTATCATTTTTCCCTCCTTAAACTAAAACTATAATAGTTACATCATAACATTTTTTAATCTTTTTATAAATTTATTTGAAAAAAAAATATCTATATGTTAAACTCTATACATATAGGGGTATACCCTAACAAAAATGGAGGTTGATTTATGAATTTAGAATTAAATATAAACAATTTAAATTGCGCTCATTGCGGTCATAAAATTGAAACTGCTATCGCAAAGTTACCTGATGTTGAAAAATGTTATTTAAATTTCTATATAAAAAAAATAACATTAACAGTTGATAAAAATGTAAACATAAAAGATTTACTGAAAGAAATTAATTTGATAGCAAATAAAATAGAATATGGTGTTAGTTTTACCTCTAATAATTCTGAAGAAACTAATTGTAATTATCCTGAAGAATGTAAGTGCTCTGACACGCATAATAAAGGCTCTAATTTTAAAAATTATTCTTATGACAAGCATAAAATTAATAATTTAATCTTAGTAATAGCTACAATAAGTTTAGTTTTATCTTTATTTTTCCCTTTTAGTGTATATAAAAAATTAATTTTAATTATTATATACTTTTTAGTTGGATATGACATACTATGGAAATCTATTCTAAATTTAAAAAATAAAAATTTTTTAGACGAAAATTTCTTAATGTCTCTAGCTACTATTGGAGCTATTTCTATAGGAGAGTATACTGAAGCTATTGGTGTTATGATTTTTTATAAGATTGGAGAATATTTTCAAGAAAAAGCAGTAGGAAATTCTAAGAAATCTATAGAATCTCTTTTAAAACTAAAAAATATCACTGCAAATTTAAAAGACATATCAGGAGAAACTAAAAAAGTTAGACCTGAAGCACTAAAAAAAGATGATATTATAATTGTTAAAGTTGGAGAAAGTATTCCTGTAGATGGAATAATTATTAAAGGTAGTTCTAGTCTTAATAGTGCTGCATTAACTGGAGAATCCTTACCTATTTCTGTCCAGATAGGAACAGAAGTTTTAAGCGGAAATATTAATCTTGAAGAAATTCTAGAAATTAAGGTTTTAAGAGAATATAAAAATTCTGCAATTAGTAAAATTATTAAAATGGTTGAAGAATCTAATTCTAAAAAATCTGAAATTGATAAATTTATAACTAAATTTGCTAAATATTATACACCTATTGTAGTTTCTTCAGCAGTTTTTATTGCTTTAATAATCCCATTATTTCTAGGAGATTTTCAACTTTGGTTTAAAAAAGCTTTGATTTTTCTAGTTATATCTTGCCCTTGTGCACTTGTGTTATCTGTCCCTTTAACTTTTTTTAGTAGTATTGGTCTATGTTCTAAAAGAGGGATTTTAGTAAAAGGTGCTAATTATTTAGAAAGATTAAACAAAATTGATTCTATTATTTTTGATAAAACTGGAACTCTTACTAAAGGAACTTTTAAAATAGATGAGATTATCCATATAAATTCTTCTAAAAATGAAGTTTTAGAAATTGCTAAAGCTGGAGAAATTTACTCTAATCATCCTCTAGCTAAATCAATACTTAATTATAATACTTTTAAAATAAATGAAAACAATATAAATAATTACAAAGAAATTTCTGGAAAAGGAATCTCTTGCACCTATAAAAACGATTCTATTCTAGTTGGAAATAAAAAATTAATGGATACTTTTAATATAAATTATAATCATATAAATTTATTGGAAAATAACTCTAATGTTTTTATTGCTAAAAATAATAATTTAATTGGAATAATTAAATTTTCAGATGAAATAAAAGAAGATGCTACAAAAACAATTAATTTTTTAAAAGATATCGATATTTCTTCATATCTTTTAACTGGAGATAATAAAAATATTGGAGAAAAAGTTGGTTCTAAAATAGGCTTTAAGAAAGAAAATATTTTTACCAATCTTTTACCTGAAAATAAAGTTTCTATTTTAACAAAAATAAAAGATAAAAGTAAGGGTACTATTTTTGTTGGTGATGGTATAAATGATGCTCCTTCTTTAAATTTAGCTGATATTGGTATTGCTATGGGAGGAATTGGAAGTGATATTGCTGTAGAATCTGCTGATATTGTATTAATTAACGATGAGCCTTCTAAAATTATTGAGTTATTAAAGATAGTTAAAATAAATAAAAAAATCGTTATTCAAAATATTACATTTTCTTTAGGAGTCAAATTTATTGTAATGCTTCTTGGGATTATGGGGTTAGCCAACATATGGATGGCAATATTTGCTGATGTTGGAGTTTCACTAATTGCAGTTTTAAATGCTTCTAGAATATTAAAGATAAAAAAGTTATAATTTATGATATAATACATATATTAGTTCAGAATATATATAAATTCCTGCCTAATGCAGGAATTTTTTTTAGGAGGTTATAATTTTGATTTATTTTTTATATGGAGATATTCCCTTACAACTTAAATATGAAGTTTTAATTAATAAATTACGGAAAGAACATCATAATTTCCCAGAGAAAATTTTTGATGCATCTCAAGATGATATGGAATTTATTTTCCAAGCGTTATCATCTAATAATATGTTTATACCTCTGGAACTTATTGTTATTAAAAATTTAGATAAAATTAAAAATCTATCTAAATTTTTTAAAGGATTAAAAGAATTTAATTATTCTAAAAAGATTGTAATTTTAATGTATAATGAATTTTTTAATGATTTTGGCACAGTTCAAAATGAGGTCTCTAAAACAATTTTAAAGTCTGCTGAAAAAATTTGTAAATTAGTTTCTGCTAGAAAAGCTGATGAAAAAAAATCACTCTTATTCTATATCAAAGAAAAACTTAATTGTTCTGATTATGATGCTGAAAAATTTTTAGAAATGATTGGAGAAGACTTTATTAAATTAAAAAATGAAATCAATAAAGTCAATAATTTTTTCAATAGAAATCCTTTTAATTTAGAAAAAGCTATTCCTATTTTATCAATAAATAAAGAATTTAATTTAAATCTATTATGCCAAGAATTAATATATAAAAAGAAACATAAAAATTTAATTTTAAATTTAAAAAGCACAAAAAATTATATGCTTTTTTTGAATATAATTTCAGAAGAAATAACAATCTTAATGAAATTAAAAAATTTAGAAGAACGAGGAATTATTAGCTCTAATATAAATTTTAATTTATTTAAAAATAAAATTTATCCTACAATAAAAGAAATATTTAAAAATAAAAATCGTTATATGCATCCTTATCCTTTATTTCTTAAATTTCAATATTTAAAACTTTTTGAATTTAATTTTTTAGAAAAAAAATTAAATGAATGTTTAGAAGCTGAATTTAATTTTAAATCTGGCTTAACAGAAGGCTTCTCTTCTATTGAATTATTTATAATAAATTTTAATAACTAAATAAAAGGACGGTAATTTATGAAAAAAATGTTAATCAGTTTATTCTTAACAGCATCTTTAACATGTTTAGCTAATGGTGAAGGAGGATTTGTAAAATCTGATTTAAAAGAAAATATGACTAAAAATGATAAAGCTTCAGTACTTGTTGTTCATTTCGGTACAACTTTTGATGATACTAGAGCTAAAACTATTGATGCTCTTAACAGTGATATAAAAAATAATTTTAAAGATTTTAAAGTGGAGGAAGCTTATACATCTAGAATCATTATGAGAAGACTCAAAACTAGAGGAATTAAAAAAGATAATCCTGCAGAAGCTCTTGATAAACTTATCAGTGAAGGATACACTCATTTAATTGTTCAATCTAGTAATATTATTCCTGGAATTGAATTTAAAACTCTTGAAAAACAAGTTGAAATGTATAAAGATAAATTTAAAGAAATTAGAATTGGGCATCCTCTTCTTTCAAAATCAGAAAATTATAAAAAAGTTTTAACAATATTAAGAAATGATATTGGAGAATTAGATAAAAATGAAGCAGTTGTTTTAGTTGGACACGGAACACATGATTCTGCTAACTCTACTTATGCTTGTGTAGATTATGTTGCAAAAGATCTTGAACTTCCTTTCTATGTAGGAACTATTGAAGGTTACCCTACTATTGAAAATGTTATCAAAAATTTAAAGAAAGATCATGTAAAAAAAGTTATTCTTACTCCATTTATGTTTGTTGCAGGAGATCATGCTAATAATGATATTGCTGTGGATTGGAAAGAAACTCTTGAAAGAAATGGTTTTATTGTAGAAAATAGAATTAAAGGACTAGGAGAAGTTAAAGAAATTAGAAATTTAATGATTGAAAATGCTAAATTTATGACAACACATAAAGAAGAAGATATGATTTCCAAAAAACTTTTCTACAGTAAACAAAAAGATAATTAATTTATTTATTTTAAAACTAAAAAAGATTGTATTAAAAAAATACAATCTTTTTTTAATAATTTTTCAAAGCTTCTAAAAAATCTTGTTTCATTTCCTCTCTTAAATCCAAAGGTTCTAATATAATAGCTTCTTTTAGAAATTGTCTAAAATATAACTTTGCATTTTCATTAGAAGACTCAAATAAATATACATCATTTTTTTTACTTACTAATCTTGGCCTATAATTTGTTAACCCTTTTAATAATTTTTTTCCTTCATTAGAAAGCCTAACTTTTACAAAATTTCCATTTCCTAAAAAAGGATCAAACTTTTTTCTAACACTTTCTATATATTTTTTATTTTTTCCCTTTATTTTTTCTTCTAAAATTGAAATAACTTCTAAATCTTTCAATTTATAATTATGATAGGTTTTATCATCATCTACAAAACAAAATAGAAAATTTTCATCTCCTTGTTCTTCTCTTTTCAAAAAATAAGGCTCCACTGTTTCTATTTTATTATTATATTTTATTTTTATTTTTTTCTTATTTCTTATTGCTTCTAATATTATTTTAACTTTATCTTCAAAAACAAAAAGTTCCCTAATATATTTGAATTTAGAACAATATCTTTCAAATAATTCTCTAAAAAATTCAGCTTCTATTTCAACGTTATTTTCTTTCAAAATATCATAATAAATTCTTTTATTTGAAACATTTAAATCGAATTGAACAATCTTTTTTAAAGGTCTCCCTTGAGTTTCTAACTCTTTTTCTATATCTATTTCTTTTTTATATTTTAATTTATCTAAAATATAATTACATAACTTATTATTATTTATTCCAAATTCTTCAATATCATTTTTCATCATACGCCAAATATCTTCTGGAACTGTAACTCTTATCTTTTTCATTTTGACCACCTTTTAAAAAAATAATATATTATTTCCTTTATTATAACATAATTTATATTTTTTAGTGTATAATATATTTATTATAATCACTTTTAAAAAAGGAGCTAGTTATGAAATTTGTAAAATTTATTCCTAAAAATTCACAAAAAGAAACTTTAGGTATTTTATCTAAATGTGAAAAATTTATTATTGAATTGAAATCTATTAATTCCTGTTTTAATTTTAATTCAACTTTAGAATTAATTGAAAATATTACTGAAGATAATATATCTCTTTTAAATAATATTAATATTTTAAATAATTTAGAAAATTATAATATCTTTTCAATTAAAAATGTAAATCTTCTATCTCCATTCAAACAAACAAAACATGATATTATTTGTGCTGGCTTTAATTATATGGATCACTTAAAAGAAATAAAAAAAGACATATCTCATAACAAAAAAAATACAATATATTTTTCTAAAAGAGCTACTTATATACTTGGTCCTAATGATAAAATTATATCTCATTCTGATATTAATGACTCATTAGACTATGAAGTAGAACTAGCTGTAATTATTGGAAAAAAAGGATATCAAATCAAAGAAAATGAAGTAGAAAATTATATTTTTGGGTACACTATTTTAAATGATATTTCTTCTAGAAATCTTCAAGGAAAATACAGACAATGGTATCTTGGTAAAAGCTTAGATTCATTTACTAGTTTAGGGCCATTTATTATTCATAAATCTTCTTTACCTCTGCCTTTTGAAATTAATATTTCTAGTTATTTAAACGGAGAACTTCGGCAAAAATCAAATACTAAAAATATGATCACACCTATAAATAAAATGATTGTAGAACTTTCTCAAGGAATCACTCTTGAACCTGGAGATATTATAGCAACAGGAACATGCTCTGGGGTTGGAGTAGGATTTACTCCTCCAAAATATATGCACTCTGGTGATAAAATTGAATGCATTATTGAAAAAATTGGTAATCTCACAAATTTTGTTAAATAAAAAAATGGAACTTTACAGTTCCATTTTTATTTTTAATTATTGTTTTATTTTTTAGAAGTTTTCTGCAAATGCTTGTAAAGAAGTTCTTGCTTGACCAAAGTCTACCATTTGTTGATCATAACCGAATTTTACATGTGGCATTTCTGCTTCATCTAAAGCTTTTCTTAATGATGGATATTCTATTTCTTCTGGATCGCAGAATTGCATCATTCCTATTATTACACCGTCAGCTCCTGCTTTTTTAGCTTGCTCTGCTATGTATAATGGTCTTGTAAATATTGTTGGGTCATATAAGATTGTATCATTATCTTGGTTTGCAAATTGCTCTGCTAATGCTCTTACTGGATCTTTTTCGTCCATTGATACATCTACTCTTATTGCTCTTGTTTCTTGAGCTACATCGTCACCAACTATTACTAATCCATATTCATCAAATAATTGTAATAATTTTGGATTATCCATTATTATTCCTGAAGTAAATACTTTTGCTCCTTTAGGTGATACTTCTTCCATTTTCTTTAATTCTTCATTTAATTCTTTTACTAATACTGTATGCTCATCTTTTAACATGAAGAACGCACTTTTTAATACAGCTGATCTTGAAACTGCTGAAATTACATCTGAATGCTTTCCTGCTAGTTCTATGAATTCTCTTCTTGCTGCTCTACTTTCATTGTATACTTTAAATGCATTATACATTTTTTCATCTGTTATTTCTTTTCCTGCTATTTCTTCTAATTGACCTTTTATTCTATTATATTCAGTCATTGTATATTTTATTCCGTATTCTGGTTTTCTGCTTTGTGGATGCGCTAAAAACATGAATGGTAATTGAGGTACTGCTACACGGAAATTTTGAGTAAATGGACGTAATGTATCACACATTGAACTTAAAATTACTCCTGATAATCCATCTAAAGTTCCATCTAATCCCATTTCTAATCCCATTTGTGCTATTGTACAATAGAATGATGGGAAATATTCTTTTGCTTTATTTGGTGTTCCATGTTTTCCCCATACTCCCATTGGTACCATATCTGCTGCATAAACTATTTCTTCTGGAACATAATATGGGAAACATCCTATTACTTTTTTACCTTGCTCTGTATATTTAGCTAATTGTTTTTTTGGATTATATGCAATTTCTTTTAATTCTTTTATTAACTCTTCTACTCTAGTCATTACTTGTTTCCTCCCTCTTTTGCAGCTTTGTTTGCTTGCATTACTTCAAATAATCCTTCTACACGAGTATTATATTGCTCTTCTGAGAAGTTTCTTGGATCCGCTTGGTCTCCATCAAATCCTGCAACTGCTACACCTAAATCTTTACGGAATCTTCTTTCCATTTCTGGCATATAACCACTCCATGGTTTACAACTTCTGTTATAGTGTACTAAGATACCATCAACATTGTTTTCTTTACAAATTGTTTCTCTCCACTCTACACCTTTTTCTATACAAACTGAGTTTGGAGCTTTACAATATGCTGCCATTAATTCGTCCATATTATTATATTCAAATCCAAATGCTGGAGCATAAACTACTGCTGTTGTGTTTATTCCTCTTTCTTTTAATGGCTTGAATAATTTTCCTAATTGTGGCCAACAAGGAATTCCTTCAAACATGATTCTATGATTTTCATCATATTTCCATGTTGATTTTCCTGTTTTTACATTTTCTTCTAATTCATCTGCTAATTGTTCAAAAGCTAATGCTGTTGCTTTTTTAGCACGAGCTGTAACTATATCTGCCATGTGATTGAATAAGTCGAATCCTGCAAATGGTGCTGGAGTATATTGTAAGTAACTACATACTTTTAACCATGCTTTTGCTGCTCTATTCGCATTAGAACAAGCTTCTTCAAATTTTTCCATATCCATTTTACGACCAGCTATTTTTTCTAGTTGTTTGATAGCATCGTCAAATTGTCCACGGATGTAATCTATTTTATTTTGATCTGGTTCTTTTGTATTTGCATAAGGAACGTCAATCATGATTAGTGGAATATTATGCATTCTTGCTAAGTTTTCATACCATTTTGTCATACAGTTACAAATATTATTACAACATAATACAAAATCTGGTTGTGGCATTGGTTTTTCTTCTGCTTCATGTCCTGCAGCGTAAGCTAGGTTTATTCTTGCATAAGCACAGATATCATTGTCAAATCCCATAGCTTCTGCATGTTCACACATTCTTTCTCCACCATGTTTTGCTCCAATTGCTGCTGCTTGGTTTTCAGGATAAACTAAGTTTAATCCTAATGCTTCTGTTATTTCAGAAGGGAATTTAGAAGATGACCATCCTACTGGTTCTCCTCTTTTTTTAGCATCCCATGCTGCTTGATAAACTTCTCTTTCAACTACTTCTCTAAGTACATATTTTGCAGCCTTTTTTTCTTCAGCTGGTTTATTTATTGCTTCACTCATTTTTTATTCACTCCTTCGTATTTTTTATATGCAAATAATGCTGCTCCAATTGCTCCTGCGTATTGTGTCAATGGAGATGTTTTTATTTCATGATTTAAAGCTTCTTCCATAGCTTTTACAACTCCACCATTTAACGCTACTCCACCTGTCATTACTAAATCATCTTCTATTCCGACTCTTTTAGCTAGTCCTCCAACTCTTCCTGCAACTGAACGATGAATACCCTTAATTATATCATTCTTATGAACCCCTTTTGCTAGTTGAGAAATAACTTCTGATTCTGCAAAAACAGTACAAGTTGAACTTATGCTTACATCTTCTGTAGATTGTGCTGACAATCCTTCTAGTTCACTAACTTTAACTTCTAAGATTTTTGCCATTACATCTAGAAATCTTCCTGTCCCTGCTGCACATTTGTCATTCATTACAAAATTACTTAGAACTCCATTTGGACCAACTTTTAATACCTTAGCATCTTGACCACCAATATCTATCACTGTTCTTACGTTTGGAAATAAATAATTAGCACCTTTTGCGTGACAACTTAGTTCACTCATTTGATGATCTGCCCATTCTAATAAAGAATTACGACCATACCCTGTTGCTAAAATAAAACTAATTTCCTCCCTAGAAAGTCCAGCTTCTTTTGTTACTTCTTCTATAACTCTTTTTGGACCACTAGTTCCTGCCCCCACATCAATAACTGCTTTACTAACGATTTCTTTCCCATCTTTTAGTATTACACTTTTTGATGCTGTAGAGCCTATATCAATTCCCATTGTATATATAGCGCTCATTACTACCTCCAATTCAAATTTTAAACATTATTATTTTCCATAACTTTATAGTTATATAAACTAATGTAAGATTATCTCTTTCCTCAAAAGAGAAAAGAGATAATCTCAACTATTATTATTTATAATTTCTAACTATTTTTTAAAAGTTTGAAATTCACGTATTGCTCTTGGTAATAGCATTTGATGGAATGCACATATTGATTTTGGATTTTGATAAGCTGCTTCAGCAAAAGCTTCAACATATCCACGAATAGATTTCATATCTATAATCTCATCTATCATTCCTGCTGCTGTACAAGATTGAGGTCTTGATTCAGCTGTAAATTTCTCTATTAATTTATTCATTTTATCTATTGTAGGTTGTAAATCTTTACCTGCTTTTTTGTCTTTTCCTAATCTTCTTGAGTACATTGCAGATGCTGCAGTTTCTCCGTTCATTACATATACTTCAGATGCTGCAGTTCCTACAGTAAATACATTTGTATTATTTCCTTGAGGTCCTCCAAGAACATAGTGAGCTGCTGCAGATGCTTTTCTTATAGTTACTTCAAATTGAGGCACTTTAGAATTTTCAATTGAATATATTAAAGATTGACCTAATCCTAATAATTCAGCTTTTTCAGCTTCATCTCCAACATCTATTCCTGTTGTATCTTGTAACCAAACTATTGGAAGACGATCTCTACCACATAAAGTTACAAATTCATTCATTTTTACAAGTCCTTGACGGTATAATTTACCTCCAATTCCTATTGCGTTTTCTTTGTATTCAGGATATTTCATAAGTAATCCTTGAGCATTAGCAACAACCCCTACTAATAATCCGTTTACTTTAGCTATACCAGTAACAACTTCTGGTCCATATCCTTTTTTATATTCAGAAAATTCACTATTATCAAATAAACGACCGATTACTTGATAAATATCGTAAGTTTTCTTTTGATTCATAGGAACTATAGTATATAAGTCTTCAGAATCAAATTGAGGCATTTTAGGGTCATCAACTCTAAAGAAATCTAAATTATATGCAGGTAACATTCCTAAATATTTTTTAATTCCTTCGATTACTCCTAATTCCTCTTGATATACTTCTCTCATGAATCCAGTTTCATTAAAATGAACTGAAACTGATCCTGGTGGTAATTGTTTTTTAGAATTGTTTACCATATCTGCCATTTGTTCAGCAGATTCCATGTCAACATATCCTTTTGGATTCATTCCACCTAATATTCCTGCTCCTCCAACTGCCATGTTAGCATTTCTATGAGCAATTAATACAGTAGGACTGATACTATGATATCCTCCACCTGCTGGATTTGTTCCATAGATTCCTACAATTACAGGAATTCCTAATTGTTGTAATTCAGCATTTCTAAAGAATGGAGTTCCTCCACCACGTCTATTTGGATAAACTTTATCTTGCTCATCAAACTTAACACCACTACAGTTTAAGATATAGATTAAAGGAATATTTAATAATTTAGCAGTATCAGAACCTCTTAATAAACTTTCTGCTTGACCTTTAATCCAAGCTCCAGCAAGTTTTTTGTTGTCAGATGCAACTATTACAGCCCATCTTCCATCAACTTTTCCTAGTCCTTTTACAATTCCTACTGTTCCATGTTTATTTCCTTCTGGATTAAATAAACTATTTAATGGACACCAAGTTCCTTTATCTACTAAAGCA
Above is a genomic segment from Fusobacterium sp. JB019 containing:
- a CDS encoding carboxyl transferase domain-containing protein; translation: MKNYSMPRYFQNMPTVGKALSAANQENTEAIKKVEEEIAAAVKEAQDAGRSTESLNQAGQMTALQRINALVDKGTWCPLNSLFNPEGNKHGTVGIVKGLGKVDGRWAVIVASDNKKLAGAWIKGQAESLLRGSDTAKLLNIPLIYILNCSGVKFDEQDKVYPNRRGGGTPFFRNAELQQLGIPVIVGIYGTNPAGGGYHSISPTVLIAHRNANMAVGGAGILGGMNPKGYVDMESAEQMADMVNNSKKQLPPGSVSVHFNETGFMREVYQEELGVIEGIKKYLGMLPAYNLDFFRVDDPKMPQFDSEDLYTIVPMNQKKTYDIYQVIGRLFDNSEFSEYKKGYGPEVVTGIAKVNGLLVGVVANAQGLLMKYPEYKENAIGIGGKLYRQGLVKMNEFVTLCGRDRLPIVWLQDTTGIDVGDEAEKAELLGLGQSLIYSIENSKVPQFEVTIRKASAAAHYVLGGPQGNNTNVFTVGTAASEVYVMNGETAASAMYSRRLGKDKKAGKDLQPTIDKMNKLIEKFTAESRPQSCTAAGMIDEIIDMKSIRGYVEAFAEAAYQNPKSICAFHQMLLPRAIREFQTFKK